Genomic window (Nomia melanderi isolate GNS246 chromosome 14, iyNomMela1, whole genome shotgun sequence):
attcatatatatttaattaaatagaaaacattttttatttacaactaGTAATGGCAATAGGAAACGTATCATGTTtaagtaataacaaaatataatatattaataataattaatacatgttattaatagtaataattaaacatACCTTTCTTGATTTAAAAAAGGTTTCGATGTCACTTTTCTATTTACAGTGTACAGTAAATCCATTGTTGAGAGGTTATAccctttatattaaataatatactgtGAACCTGAATGCATACACTCCagtattttttgtttgttattcTTATGCATTGTGATGCacaaaaattttctataaaagtttcaaataataatcattcatgtaataaaattataacacaaAAACCATAAGACACTACGCGCACATTTCAGTCGTCAGCACTGCGTCATGTGATAAAATGTATGTGATGTGAACTAGTCGAATATGCATTCTTCATTCTGATTCAGGTCATTTGCAATTATGAGACTTCTcccattatttttaattattcaatacatgaatttatattgaaaaattaaagtgCACTTTGGACGTGACAGCTATAAACGGTACACTAAATCCGTTTATTAACTTATGCAAGTGTTAATTCATTTTAACCTCGCTCCGTTTGTTTTGAAGAACATTCCTGCTTCTATCCTTTAAAAATGgctgtattaataaattatatttgcatCGTTTTCTCcttatttatttcagtttcctCAACCTATTTCTGCCAtatgaaaagtataaaataatgctTCCTTTTTGTTGACTTATATTTTGGTTAGATATTTTCTTATGACATGAGTCATGATGTGCATAAATCACAAACCCATGTTGCTTGACTGTAATTTCGAAGATACATATATATCAGTGAAGATGCATGTccttcatacataaattaaacatgGAAAGAATACGTTTTTGAAGACCATTCTTTCTATCCacagtttttgtttattttgcatgttttaatgattctttgaaacatatcacaaaattcaaaaattattagTAGTTAGCTAACAAGTAATTAAAAATCACTTAGTTTCTATCGTTTTTACTTAATAAAACCAACAAATGTATATTACCagttatatttcttattaaaaaatgttctttcTTCAATGACACTCATAAAGAATGCTAAAGAGAATAAACAGAAAATCATAAGTTTTGTAGACACATTTGTATTTCACCCAAGTGCAACAGTTATGAACATACACAAAACATTGAATGTGATTTTCTATTacatagtaaaatataaaaagaatttaataacttTATGGTATAGAAAATGGTTGGTGATCAAGCAAAGGACCACAGTTCCAAAACAAGTGAAAATACAAACAATAAATTCACAGAATCATTAGGACTGACAACCAGAATTGCTCTTGAAACATTACAACGTGACATTAAAAGAGTTTTGCAAGAATATGAAGAAGATTGCAGAAGAAACaagtaatattgttatttatttcttattttcatgttgaagaaataaaaatattatatttattgttgtatataatgtatatgtTATGCGCAGAAAATATAAAGCTTGGCTAAAGGATACTTTACATCATCGTAGTCAGTATACAACTCTTTGTTGGACTTCAGCAATCGCACTTTTGATCAATGCCATTATTCTTGTTATCGCATTCTTCACAGTCAACGAGACATGGTATGAATTCAACAGTTTAATGatacatatattaaattataataacattatataaatacaataatgctTATAGCTAAATTTtgcaattatatttcttaaaatataaagaaagttagaaataaataaaattgttaattataagtTTAAAAATCATGTAAATTATGACTTAAACAAAGTTTAAAAATCATCTTGTAACCactttttacataattataggTACCTTACACTGCCTTACGAAGGACTGACAGTCTGTTGTTTAATagtcttaaattttattttagttgtaTCAGATAACAAATTACGACATAAAGAAATTCCTCATAGAGTACGAATACTTATTGATCAACTAGAAGGTATATTTATACTTGTGAACAATGAGTtctgtaacattaatatttgtgtatttcagtgtattttctatattttagtCGCAAAACATTCTTGCCAATGGGTTTCTGAAAATTACCCACATTTATGTAGTCCCTTGTCTCCTTGTTTAACTTTGCAATGGACTTATCGAGATGGTCATATAGTAAATTTGCCATGGGCATTATTAGTTGCCGGAGACATAATTGTAATGAAACCTGGGCAACAAGCACCTGGCTACTGTGTTCCTTATGATGTAAGTTTAGCGTGTTGACAAAGTAGTCtgttttatacaataaaataaatactaataataaatataattttaggaTACGGAAGCACCAGTGTTGCATGTAAGAGAAGTATATAGTCCACAAGTTCATagtgcaaatgaaattttctcaaCGCCACAGGCACGAGcaccattaaaaaataaaatttataaacttcaaGAAACCCCGTATTTGATGAATCTCAGAATGGCCCTTGATCAAGCTCTTGACAGACCAGTCACATATCATAATCGCAAACGACACCTTTTAATGATATGTTGCATTGAACAACTTGCCTATCCAATTCTtctaattattgtattaattgtaaatttgttCCGATATTCATATTTGTCTGAATATTTTGGTGTTGGTCATTGGAATGAAATGTTCTTGCTACAACCAATTGCTATTAGCATTCCTTTACTTCCATTAGTATTCCCGATCTGTTGGATTTTTCTGAATTGTTTTGGAATGGCAAGATTTAAAGCTTTATTCAAACTTTATCAGTCATCAAAGAAACTGCAggttaatatacttttaaaacaaTGCTGATCGAGTAGCCCTATACTTCATGATATTTATCTTAATGATTTTAGTTTGTTGATCCTTTCGAGGATACAGATATCTCTGGTCCAAGTTATCCAGAAGTAGTATATAATTGGCTGGaacttaaagaatattttttcaatattctttttgGTAAGGAGCATATGATGTCAAGATCTGCAAGTATCTTACACGTTTTAGGATCAGTAACGGTACTTTAAATATAATACGAGTTAACATGCTTACCGAAGAGTTTATCAAACAATACAGATaatagaagtaaaataaaaaattttcaggCATTGTGTTGCGTGGATAAAAAAGGAATTCTTTCGTGGCCTAATCCAACAGCAGAGAAAGTATTTTTCTTACGGAATGCCAATACTTTATCTCCATCTTCAAGGTAAATAAGTACATTATCTCAAGACACCAAAGGATTAATAGTAAAACACATTAatcaattctttattatattacagCACTGGTAGTTTAGATAAAACATCTGAACATCAATGCCAAACTCAAACTGAAGATTCTAAacagtattcaaataaaacatcttATGTTCAACATGgtaatataaaatgaagaaaatattatctatAGAATTTCATTAAAGGTATAATTTggtgttaaatgaaaaattattttcagacaTGTCTCATTCAACAGCTGAAGTTTTGGATCTTACCCATGATCATGCTTTGCCATTTCGTCTACAATTTGACGATCATGCTTGGAGACAGCATTTGAATTCGTTAAAACCACTAGGTCTAGCAATTCTACTCAACACTTGTAACATGCAAACACAAGAACATTATATGCAGTTTTGTTGCCATGTCACTTGTGAAGCTCTCTATAATGAGAATCTTGTACCGGTTACAAACAGACGGTATGTGTTTCATTCGTTCAGGTTACCGTGTTTCATTAATACGCTTTATTGCACTGCATTTCCTCCTTTGTTTGTATACATAATTCAAACTAATTCTTCCAATTATCAAGCTAATTATGTCCAGTTTATATCATACTCATATTCCTAAGACAGTCCAAAGGTAACATTTCCAGTTACCAGTAACGTTGATCATACACATTTGTCAGCTACCAGGATCACAGTATAGAAGATAAGAGTGGGTATCAAGCGAAAGATACAATACAAAGTTCAAGACAGGTGTATTTAGTGGACGAATCAGGGAGCCTTGGACAGATGTGGTCAGTCCAACCATAGTTATTTTATGTATCCTCCATATTTATAGTTAAACTGTATCGGTGAATGGAACTCCAATCATATTGCATATAAATCATATGAATGCTAATCATGGGACATTTTCATACTTCTGTACTGTTCTTTCTTTCATTAGAATGAATTACTATTTACTAAAGTTTATTGTATGATAAATATAGGTGCCTATGTGAATTAGCGAAGCAGATAGGTTTCCAAGAGCAGGCCCAAAATATATTCCAATTAGAACAACAGTTGTCCACGTTTAGGCATGTTGTAAGCATCATATGTTATTTAAGTTGcactattattatatagtattttaattgtaaattttactaaTCATATTTTAGCAACCAGAAATGGTTCGTCGCGATATAAAATTTGCAAGATCTTTAAGTATTGCAACGAAgttaaaatttccttttccgCATATGGTCGCCGTGGTAGTTAAAGAACGCAGTGGAGGTggtttacaattattaacacaAGGTACAGCAGACATAATTTTGGATTCGTGTATTGAGTTTTGGGATGGTCATGATCTCTGTCCACTTTCTGCATCTGATAGGTACACAAAGATAGTAATTCCTTCTAAAATACATAAACTTTTAAATGTAAACAATTGTTTCAcgtatattttagaaaaaaggTGCAAGATTTTTATCAAAGGACAAGCTTAACATCATATTGCACTGCATTTGCATATAGACCATTAACACGTGGTATTAGCAATAAAATGTCCAAAATATATttagagcttcctgcagacagcaAACATTTGTATACACCTCATAGAAGT
Coding sequences:
- the l(2)k05819 gene encoding transmembrane protein 94-like protein l(2)k05819 isoform X1 — its product is MVGDQAKDHSSKTSENTNNKFTESLGLTTRIALETLQRDIKRVLQEYEEDCRRNKKYKAWLKDTLHHRSQYTTLCWTSAIALLINAIILVIAFFTVNETWYLTLPYEGLTVCCLIVLNFILVVSDNKLRHKEIPHRVRILIDQLEVAKHSCQWVSENYPHLCSPLSPCLTLQWTYRDGHIVNLPWALLVAGDIIVMKPGQQAPGYCVPYDDTEAPVLHVREVYSPQVHSANEIFSTPQARAPLKNKIYKLQETPYLMNLRMALDQALDRPVTYHNRKRHLLMICCIEQLAYPILLIIVLIVNLFRYSYLSEYFGVGHWNEMFLLQPIAISIPLLPLVFPICWIFLNCFGMARFKALFKLYQSSKKLQFVDPFEDTDISGPSYPEVVYNWLELKEYFFNILFGKEHMMSRSASILHVLGSVTALCCVDKKGILSWPNPTAEKVFFLRNANTLSPSSSTGSLDKTSEHQCQTQTEDSKQYSNKTSYVQHDMSHSTAEVLDLTHDHALPFRLQFDDHAWRQHLNSLKPLGLAILLNTCNMQTQEHYMQFCCHVTCEALYNENLVPVTNRRYQDHSIEDKSGYQAKDTIQSSRQVYLVDESGSLGQMWCLCELAKQIGFQEQAQNIFQLEQQLSTFRHVQPEMVRRDIKFARSLSIATKLKFPFPHMVAVVVKERSGGGLQLLTQGTADIILDSCIEFWDGHDLCPLSASDRKKVQDFYQRTSLTSYCTAFAYRPLTRGISNKMSKIYLELPADSKHLYTPHRSPTPLPWDFRNVLDPRVKGILGQFHSTDSLLCNENKDDNISDVESCFEIQCNQVFIGMVTMQYQAQTDMVQLIEQLDRACIRFVHFSKENELRSRVFSEKMGLESGWNCHISLLSERARRQQWLERYPHMTPSYMSESPVGWWVSQAAAMSSPTPSAQSHQHNYSCMDEASHLLNRVSPRTNLDTSRAMSMSAPSAINTDFSTVKFDDETTEWNDTGLSQVKSAMSHSLNHLVQRIARTGSSHFSEQDTVRSEDSVLVQSVDLGSGQEAWRSLSCLTDSTEQSAPVNFDLSNRAKLPRGIDKIRPHLELIDNVPLLVSLFTDCNTAVTREMLHIMQDYGEVVCVLGSSANAENMPIFMQADAGVAVEPLYPQVCQRVPVLTPTREEQGPSPVDISRALNSIACSLSVKREDPIAIFHLIMEARHYMKCLWNCVQFWLCCTVTLSFTQALSSFLLLPPLFSVDQVLWLSCLIIPMLSISMIATPKDPTIMQRATGKNQCTINGQIALFVLWCYGSKFVPTIITIVLSQCISFLTLCPIYTTTDSKCLYVYPESRGEVSWGGWGAKPNIILVVQHFALSLLVLHLVTISIGFVHREYSIWRKQPFNNFVWFLSAFIALCAQAAFSGTVFCTFWKEEGVKIEDFPVHLPLFFLMSLPLIFLINELIKWQEIKVNVRYQKRARLEFGTKLGMNSPF
- the l(2)k05819 gene encoding transmembrane protein 94-like protein l(2)k05819 isoform X6, which codes for MVGDQAKDHSSKTSENTNNKFTESLGLTTRIALETLQRDIKRVLQEYEEDCRRNKKYKAWLKDTLHHRSQYTTLCWTSAIALLINAIILVIAFFTVNETWYLTLPYEGLTVCCLIVLNFILVVSDNKLRHKEIPHRVRILIDQLEVAKHSCQWVSENYPHLCSPLSPCLTLQWTYRDGHIVNLPWALLVAGDIIVMKPGQQAPGYCVPYDDTEAPVLHVREVYSPQVHSANEIFSTPQARAPLKNKIYKLQETPYLMNLRMALDQALDRPVTYHNRKRHLLMICCIEQLAYPILLIIVLIVNLFRYSYLSEYFGVGHWNEMFLLQPIAISIPLLPLVFPICWIFLNCFGMARFKALFKLYQSSKKLQFVDPFEDTDISGPSYPEVVYNWLELKEYFFNILFGKEHMMSRSASILHVLGSVTALCCVDKKGILSWPNPTAEKVFFLRNANTLSPSSSTGSLDKTSEHQCQTQTEDSKQYSNKTSYVQHDMSHSTAEVLDLTHDHALPFRLQFDDHAWRQHLNSLKPLGLAILLNTCNMQTQEHYMQFCCHVTCEALYNENLVPVTNRRCLCELAKQIGFQEQAQNIFQLEQQLSTFRHVQPEMVRRDIKFARSLSIATKLKFPFPHMVAVVVKERSGGGLQLLTQGTADIILDSCIEFWDGHDLCPLSASDRKKVQDFYQRTSLTSYCTAFAYRPLTRGISNKMSKIYLELPADSKHLYTPHRSPTPLPWDFRNVLDPRVKGILGQFHSTDSLLCNENKDDNISDVESCFEIQCNQVFIGMVTMQYQAQTDMVQLIEQLDRACIRFVHFSKENELRSRVFSEKMGLESGWNCHISLLSERARSESPVGWWVSQAAAMSSPTPSAQSHQHNYSCMDEASHLLNRVSPRTNLDTSRAMSMSAPSAINTDFSTVKFDDETTEWNDTGLSQVKSAMSHSLNHLVQRIARTGSSHFSEQDTVRSEDSVLVQSVDLGSGQEAWRSLSCLTDSTEQSAPVNFDLSNRAKLPRGIDKIRPHLELIDNVPLLVSLFTDCNTAVTREMLHIMQDYGEVVCVLGSSANAENMPIFMQADAGVAVEPLYPQVCQRVPVLTPTREEQGPSPVDISRALNSIACSLSVKREDPIAIFHLIMEARHYMKCLWNCVQFWLCCTVTLSFTQALSSFLLLPPLFSVDQVLWLSCLIIPMLSISMIATPKDPTIMQRATGKNQCTINGQIALFVLWCYGSKFVPTIITIVLSQCISFLTLCPIYTTTDSKCLYVYPESRGEVSWGGWGAKPNIILVVQHFALSLLVLHLVTISIGFVHREYSIWRKQPFNNFVWFLSAFIALCAQAAFSGTVFCTFWKEEGVKIEDFPVHLPLFFLMSLPLIFLINELIKWQEIKVNVRYQKRARLEFGTKLGMNSPF
- the l(2)k05819 gene encoding transmembrane protein 94-like protein l(2)k05819 isoform X7 — encoded protein: MVGDQAKDHSSKTSENTNNKFTESLGLTTRIALETLQRDIKRVLQEYEEDCRRNKKYKAWLKDTLHHRSQYTTLCWTSAIALLINAIILVIAFFTVNETWYLTLPYEGLTVCCLIVLNFILVVSDNKLRHKEIPHRVRILIDQLEVAKHSCQWVSENYPHLCSPLSPCLTLQWTYRDGHIVNLPWALLVAGDIIVMKPGQQAPGYCVPYDDTEAPVLHVREVYSPQVHSANEIFSTPQARAPLKNKIYKLQETPYLMNLRMALDQALDRPVTYHNRKRHLLMICCIEQLAYPILLIIVLIVNLFRYSYLSEYFGVGHWNEMFLLQPIAISIPLLPLVFPICWIFLNCFGMARFKALFKLYQSSKKLQFVDPFEDTDISGPSYPEVVYNWLELKEYFFNILFGKEHMMSRSASILHVLGSVTALCCVDKKGILSWPNPTAEKVFFLRNANTLSPSSSTGSLDKTSEHQCQTQTEDSKQYSNKTSYVQHDMSHSTAEVLDLTHDHALPFRLQFDDHAWRQHLNSLKPLGLAILLNTCNMQTQEHYMQFCCHVTCEALYNENLVPVTNRRYQDHSIEDKSGYQAKDTIQSSRQVYLVDESGSLGQMWCLCELAKQIGFQEQAQNIFQLEQQLSTFRHVQPEMVRRDIKFARSLSIATKLKFPFPHMVAVVVKERSGGGLQLLTQGTADIILDSCIEFWDGHDLCPLSASDRKKVQDFYQRTSLTSYCTAFAYRPLTRGISNKMSKIYLELPADSKHLYTPHRSPTPLPWDFRNVLDPRVKGILGQFHSTDSLLCNENKDDNISDVESCFEIQCNQVFIGMVTMQYQAQTDMVQLIEQLDRACIRFVHFSKENELRSRVFSEKMGLESGWNCHISLLSERASTNLDTSRAMSMSAPSAINTDFSTVKFDDETTEWNDTGLSQVKSAMSHSLNHLVQRIARTGSSHFSEQDTVRSEDSVLVQSVDLGSGQEAWRSLSCLTDSTEQSAPVNFDLSNRAKLPRGIDKIRPHLELIDNVPLLVSLFTDCNTAVTREMLHIMQDYGEVVCVLGSSANAENMPIFMQADAGVAVEPLYPQVCQRVPVLTPTREEQGPSPVDISRALNSIACSLSVKREDPIAIFHLIMEARHYMKCLWNCVQFWLCCTVTLSFTQALSSFLLLPPLFSVDQVLWLSCLIIPMLSISMIATPKDPTIMQRATGKNQCTINGQIALFVLWCYGSKFVPTIITIVLSQCISFLTLCPIYTTTDSKCLYVYPESRGEVSWGGWGAKPNIILVVQHFALSLLVLHLVTISIGFVHREYSIWRKQPFNNFVWFLSAFIALCAQAAFSGTVFCTFWKEEGVKIEDFPVHLPLFFLMSLPLIFLINELIKWQEIKVNVRYQKRARLEFGTKLGMNSPF
- the l(2)k05819 gene encoding transmembrane protein 94-like protein l(2)k05819 isoform X3 — translated: MVGDQAKDHSSKTSENTNNKFTESLGLTTRIALETLQRDIKRVLQEYEEDCRRNKKYKAWLKDTLHHRSQYTTLCWTSAIALLINAIILVIAFFTVNETWYLTLPYEGLTVCCLIVLNFILVVSDNKLRHKEIPHRVRILIDQLEVAKHSCQWVSENYPHLCSPLSPCLTLQWTYRDGHIVNLPWALLVAGDIIVMKPGQQAPGYCVPYDDTEAPVLHVREVYSPQVHSANEIFSTPQARAPLKNKIYKLQETPYLMNLRMALDQALDRPVTYHNRKRHLLMICCIEQLAYPILLIIVLIVNLFRYSYLSEYFGVGHWNEMFLLQPIAISIPLLPLVFPICWIFLNCFGMARFKALFKLYQSSKKLQFVDPFEDTDISGPSYPEVVYNWLELKEYFFNILFGKEHMMSRSASILHVLGSVTALCCVDKKGILSWPNPTAEKVFFLRNANTLSPSSSTGSLDKTSEHQCQTQTEDSKQYSNKTSYVQHDMSHSTAEVLDLTHDHALPFRLQFDDHAWRQHLNSLKPLGLAILLNTCNMQTQEHYMQFCCHVTCEALYNENLVPVTNRRYQDHSIEDKSGYQAKDTIQSSRQVYLVDESGSLGQMWCLCELAKQIGFQEQAQNIFQLEQQLSTFRHVQPEMVRRDIKFARSLSIATKLKFPFPHMVAVVVKERSGGGLQLLTQGTADIILDSCIEFWDGHDLCPLSASDRKKVQDFYQRTSLTSYCTAFAYRPLTRGISNKMSKIYLELPADSKHLYTPHRSPTPLPWDFRNVLDPRVKGILGQFHSTDSLLCNENKDDNISDVESCFEIQCNQVFIGMVTMQYQAQTDMVQLIEQLDRACIRFVHFSKENELRSRVFSEKMGLESGWNCHISLLSERARRQQWLERYPHMTPSYMSESPVGWWVSQAAAMSSPTPSAQSHQHNYSCMDEASHLLNRVSPRTNLDTSRAMSMSAPSAINTDFSTVKFDDETTEWNDTGLSQVKSAMSHREQDTVRSEDSVLVQSVDLGSGQEAWRSLSCLTDSTEQSAPVNFDLSNRAKLPRGIDKIRPHLELIDNVPLLVSLFTDCNTAVTREMLHIMQDYGEVVCVLGSSANAENMPIFMQADAGVAVEPLYPQVCQRVPVLTPTREEQGPSPVDISRALNSIACSLSVKREDPIAIFHLIMEARHYMKCLWNCVQFWLCCTVTLSFTQALSSFLLLPPLFSVDQVLWLSCLIIPMLSISMIATPKDPTIMQRATGKNQCTINGQIALFVLWCYGSKFVPTIITIVLSQCISFLTLCPIYTTTDSKCLYVYPESRGEVSWGGWGAKPNIILVVQHFALSLLVLHLVTISIGFVHREYSIWRKQPFNNFVWFLSAFIALCAQAAFSGTVFCTFWKEEGVKIEDFPVHLPLFFLMSLPLIFLINELIKWQEIKVNVRYQKRARLEFGTKLGMNSPF
- the l(2)k05819 gene encoding transmembrane protein 94-like protein l(2)k05819 isoform X5, translated to MVGDQAKDHSSKTSENTNNKFTESLGLTTRIALETLQRDIKRVLQEYEEDCRRNKKYKAWLKDTLHHRSQYTTLCWTSAIALLINAIILVIAFFTVNETWYLTLPYEGLTVCCLIVLNFILVVSDNKLRHKEIPHRVRILIDQLEVAKHSCQWVSENYPHLCSPLSPCLTLQWTYRDGHIVNLPWALLVAGDIIVMKPGQQAPGYCVPYDDTEAPVLHVREVYSPQVHSANEIFSTPQARAPLKNKIYKLQETPYLMNLRMALDQALDRPVTYHNRKRHLLMICCIEQLAYPILLIIVLIVNLFRYSYLSEYFGVGHWNEMFLLQPIAISIPLLPLVFPICWIFLNCFGMARFKALFKLYQSSKKLQFVDPFEDTDISGPSYPEVVYNWLELKEYFFNILFGKEHMMSRSASILHVLGSVTALCCVDKKGILSWPNPTAEKVFFLRNANTLSPSSSTGSLDKTSEHQCQTQTEDSKQYSNKTSYVQHDMSHSTAEVLDLTHDHALPFRLQFDDHAWRQHLNSLKPLGLAILLNTCNMQTQEHYMQFCCHVTCEALYNENLVPVTNRRCLCELAKQIGFQEQAQNIFQLEQQLSTFRHVQPEMVRRDIKFARSLSIATKLKFPFPHMVAVVVKERSGGGLQLLTQGTADIILDSCIEFWDGHDLCPLSASDRKKVQDFYQRTSLTSYCTAFAYRPLTRGISNKMSKIYLELPADSKHLYTPHRSPTPLPWDFRNVLDPRVKGILGQFHSTDSLLCNENKDDNISDVESCFEIQCNQVFIGMVTMQYQAQTDMVQLIEQLDRACIRFVHFSKENELRSRVFSEKMGLESGWNCHISLLSERARRQQWLERYPHMTPSYMSESPVGWWVSQAAAMSSPTPSAQSHQHNYSCMDEASHLLNRVSPRTNLDTSRAMSMSAPSAINTDFSTVKFDDETTEWNDTGLSQVKSAMSHSLNHLVQRIARTGSSHFSEQDTVRSEDSVLVQSVDLGSGQEAWRSLSCLTDSTEQSAPVNFDLSNRAKLPRGIDKIRPHLELIDNVPLLVSLFTDCNTAVTREMLHIMQDYGEVVCVLGSSANAENMPIFMQADAGVAVEPLYPQVCQRVPVLTPTREEQGPSPVDISRALNSIACSLSVKREDPIAIFHLIMEARHYMKCLWNCVQFWLCCTVTLSFTQALSSFLLLPPLFSVDQVLWLSCLIIPMLSISMIATPKDPTIMQRATGKNQCTINGQIALFVLWCYGSKFVPTIITIVLSQCISFLTLCPIYTTTDSKCLYVYPESRGEVSWGGWGAKPNIILVVQHFALSLLVLHLVTISIGFVHREYSIWRKQPFNNFVWFLSAFIALCAQAAFSGTVFCTFWKEEGVKIEDFPVHLPLFFLMSLPLIFLINELIKWQEIKVNVRYQKRARLEFGTKLGMNSPF
- the l(2)k05819 gene encoding transmembrane protein 94-like protein l(2)k05819 isoform X2, producing MVGDQAKDHSSKTSENTNNKFTESLGLTTRIALETLQRDIKRVLQEYEEDCRRNKKYKAWLKDTLHHRSQYTTLCWTSAIALLINAIILVIAFFTVNETWYLTLPYEGLTVCCLIVLNFILVVSDNKLRHKEIPHRVRILIDQLEVAKHSCQWVSENYPHLCSPLSPCLTLQWTYRDGHIVNLPWALLVAGDIIVMKPGQQAPGYCVPYDDTEAPVLHVREVYSPQVHSANEIFSTPQARAPLKNKIYKLQETPYLMNLRMALDQALDRPVTYHNRKRHLLMICCIEQLAYPILLIIVLIVNLFRYSYLSEYFGVGHWNEMFLLQPIAISIPLLPLVFPICWIFLNCFGMARFKALFKLYQSSKKLQFVDPFEDTDISGPSYPEVVYNWLELKEYFFNILFGKEHMMSRSASILHVLGSVTALCCVDKKGILSWPNPTAEKVFFLRNANTLSPSSSTGSLDKTSEHQCQTQTEDSKQYSNKTSYVQHDMSHSTAEVLDLTHDHALPFRLQFDDHAWRQHLNSLKPLGLAILLNTCNMQTQEHYMQFCCHVTCEALYNENLVPVTNRRYQDHSIEDKSGYQAKDTIQSSRQVYLVDESGSLGQMWCLCELAKQIGFQEQAQNIFQLEQQLSTFRHVQPEMVRRDIKFARSLSIATKLKFPFPHMVAVVVKERSGGGLQLLTQGTADIILDSCIEFWDGHDLCPLSASDRKKVQDFYQRTSLTSYCTAFAYRPLTRGISNKMSKIYLELPADSKHLYTPHRSPTPLPWDFRNVLDPRVKGILGQFHSTDSLLCNENKDDNISDVESCFEIQCNQVFIGMVTMQYQAQTDMVQLIEQLDRACIRFVHFSKENELRSRVFSEKMGLESGWNCHISLLSERARSESPVGWWVSQAAAMSSPTPSAQSHQHNYSCMDEASHLLNRVSPRTNLDTSRAMSMSAPSAINTDFSTVKFDDETTEWNDTGLSQVKSAMSHSLNHLVQRIARTGSSHFSEQDTVRSEDSVLVQSVDLGSGQEAWRSLSCLTDSTEQSAPVNFDLSNRAKLPRGIDKIRPHLELIDNVPLLVSLFTDCNTAVTREMLHIMQDYGEVVCVLGSSANAENMPIFMQADAGVAVEPLYPQVCQRVPVLTPTREEQGPSPVDISRALNSIACSLSVKREDPIAIFHLIMEARHYMKCLWNCVQFWLCCTVTLSFTQALSSFLLLPPLFSVDQVLWLSCLIIPMLSISMIATPKDPTIMQRATGKNQCTINGQIALFVLWCYGSKFVPTIITIVLSQCISFLTLCPIYTTTDSKCLYVYPESRGEVSWGGWGAKPNIILVVQHFALSLLVLHLVTISIGFVHREYSIWRKQPFNNFVWFLSAFIALCAQAAFSGTVFCTFWKEEGVKIEDFPVHLPLFFLMSLPLIFLINELIKWQEIKVNVRYQKRARLEFGTKLGMNSPF
- the l(2)k05819 gene encoding transmembrane protein 94-like protein l(2)k05819 isoform X4, encoding MVGDQAKDHSSKTSENTNNKFTESLGLTTRIALETLQRDIKRVLQEYEEDCRRNKKYKAWLKDTLHHRSQYTTLCWTSAIALLINAIILVIAFFTVNETWYLTLPYEGLTVCCLIVLNFILVVSDNKLRHKEIPHRVRILIDQLEVAKHSCQWVSENYPHLCSPLSPCLTLQWTYRDGHIVNLPWALLVAGDIIVMKPGQQAPGYCVPYDDTEAPVLHVREVYSPQVHSANEIFSTPQARAPLKNKIYKLQETPYLMNLRMALDQALDRPVTYHNRKRHLLMICCIEQLAYPILLIIVLIVNLFRYSYLSEYFGVGHWNEMFLLQPIAISIPLLPLVFPICWIFLNCFGMARFKALFKLYQSSKKLQFVDPFEDTDISGPSYPEVVYNWLELKEYFFNILFGKEHMMSRSASILHVLGSVTALCCVDKKGILSWPNPTAEKVFFLRNANTLSPSSSTGSLDKTSEHQCQTQTEDSKQYSNKTSYVQHDMSHSTAEVLDLTHDHALPFRLQFDDHAWRQHLNSLKPLGLAILLNTCNMQTQEHYMQFCCHVTCEALYNENLVPVTNRRYQDHSIEDKSGYQAKDTIQSSRQVYLVDESGSLGQMWCLCELAKQIGFQEQAQNIFQLEQQLSTFRHVQPEMVRRDIKFARSLSIATKLKFPFPHMVAVVVKERSGGGLQLLTQGTADIILDSCIEFWDGHDLCPLSASDRKKVQDFYQRTSLTSYCTAFAYRPLTRGISNKMSKIYLELPADSKHLYTPHRSPTPLPWDFRNVLDPRVKGILGQFHSTDSLLCNENKDDNISDVESCFEIQCNQVFIGMVTMQYQAQTDMVQLIEQLDRACIRFVHFSKENELRSRVFSEKMGLESGWNCHISLLSERARSESPVGWWVSQAAAMSSPTPSAQSHQHNYSCMDEASHLLNRVSPRTNLDTSRAMSMSAPSAINTDFSTVKFDDETTEWNDTGLSQVKSAMSHREQDTVRSEDSVLVQSVDLGSGQEAWRSLSCLTDSTEQSAPVNFDLSNRAKLPRGIDKIRPHLELIDNVPLLVSLFTDCNTAVTREMLHIMQDYGEVVCVLGSSANAENMPIFMQADAGVAVEPLYPQVCQRVPVLTPTREEQGPSPVDISRALNSIACSLSVKREDPIAIFHLIMEARHYMKCLWNCVQFWLCCTVTLSFTQALSSFLLLPPLFSVDQVLWLSCLIIPMLSISMIATPKDPTIMQRATGKNQCTINGQIALFVLWCYGSKFVPTIITIVLSQCISFLTLCPIYTTTDSKCLYVYPESRGEVSWGGWGAKPNIILVVQHFALSLLVLHLVTISIGFVHREYSIWRKQPFNNFVWFLSAFIALCAQAAFSGTVFCTFWKEEGVKIEDFPVHLPLFFLMSLPLIFLINELIKWQEIKVNVRYQKRARLEFGTKLGMNSPF